The Salvia miltiorrhiza cultivar Shanhuang (shh) chromosome 1, IMPLAD_Smil_shh, whole genome shotgun sequence genome has a window encoding:
- the LOC131005333 gene encoding CBS domain-containing protein CBSCBSPB5-like isoform X2 translates to MTSQGGLSSSTKRSLSSLIMHSPSQGRKKSAAASEGGGAFLGSPSHRKSQSLSLSTPRSMALSGERTVKRLRLSRAVTVPETTSIKEACQRMAARRVDALLLTDSNALLCGILTDKDIATRVIARELNMDETPASKVMTRNPVFVLSDTLAVEALQKMVQGKFRHLPVVENGEVIALLDITKCLYDAIARLERAAEKGKAIAAAVEGVEKQWGTSASGPGPNTFVETLRERFKPSLSTIISENTKIATVDQTDTVVAAAKRMHEQRASCAVVTVDNKPHGILTSRDIVRRVIALNLPPETTLVEKVMTANPECSSIDSSIVEALHSMHEGKYMHLLVVDKDGVLVTVIDVLNITHAAVTTVGSAGLNNEAASSMIQNFWDNAMALSPDDDDENRSVASLKMQSEGGDTALFLQQSSSTANIFAFKIQDKKGRMHRFICDTHSMTELMTAILQRVGAEIDRNNLPQILYEDEDKDKVVLASDNDLVAAVHHARLVGWKGLRLHLDYSGTPRHRQRASDSGSMQYAQSSQSYGGLAAGVVLVAALGVYAVLRRTRS, encoded by the exons ATGACGAGTCAAGGGGGATTATCATCGTCGACGAAGAGAAGCTTGTCATCGTTGATTATGCATTCGCCGTCTCAGGGCAGGAAGaaatccgccgccgcctccgaaGGCGGCGGAGCTTTCTTGGGCTCTCCCTCTCACCGCAAATCGCAATCTCTGTCTCTCTCCACTCCCCGCTCCAT GGCATTGTCAGGGGAGAGAACGGTGAAGAGACTGCGTCTGTCTCGAGCCGTGACAGTACCTGAAACAACGAGTATCAAAGAAGCTTGTCAGCGGATGGCTGCAAGAAGAGTTGATGCTTTATTGCTCACTGATTCTAATGCATTGCTCTGTGGGATCCTCACAGACAAG GATATAGCTACAAGAGTCATAGCTCGAGAGCTCAATATGGATGAAACGCCTGCTTCCAAGGTTATGACCAGGAACCCCGTCTTTGTCCTGTCCGACACTCTTGCTGTCGAAGCCCTCCAAAAGATGGTCCAAG GAAAGTTTAGACATCTACCTGTTGTCGAAAATGGTGAGGTGATTGCTCTGCTTGACATTACCAAATGCTTGTATGATGCCATCGCCCGTTTGGAGCGTGCAGCAGAGAAGGGAAAGGCCATTGCAGCTGCTGTTGAAGGTGTTGAGAAGCAATGGGGCACCTCAGCCTCTG GCCCCGGCCCCAACACCTTCGTTGAGACACTTCGAGAGCGATTTAAGCCCTCCTTATCCACCATAATTTCTGAGAATACAAA GATTGCTACAGTCGATCAAACTGACACTGTCGTAGCTGCTGCGAAAAGGATGCACGAGCAACGAGCAAGCTGCGCCGTTGTAACAGTTGATAACAAACCTCATGGAATTCTAAC TTCGAGAGATATCGTGCGGAGAGTCATAGCTCTCAATCTTCCACCAGAAACCACCCTAGTGGAGAAG GTGATGACTGCAAATCCAGAATGTTCTTCAATTGATTCTTCTATAGTAGAGGCTCTTCATAGCATGCATGAAGGGAAGTATATGCACCTTCTAGTTGTCGATAAAG ATGGGGTGCTTGTAACTGTCATCGATGTGCTCAATATAACGCACGCGGCTGTAACCACT GTTGGTAGTGCTGGACTTAACAATGAAGCTGCAAGCAGCATGATTCAGAACTTCTGGGACAATGCAATGGCGCTAAGCCCCGACGACGACGATGAGAACCGGAG TGTGGCTTCGTTGAAGATGCAATCTGAGGGAGGGGACACGGCTCTCTTCCTTCAGCAATCTTCTTCCACTGCCAACATTTTTGCTTTCAAGATTCAAGACAAGAAAGGAAGAATGCATAGGTTCATTTGCG ATACACACAGCATGACTGAGCTGATGACAGCAATCCTTCAGAGAGTAGGAGCTGAGATCGATCGCAACAACCTTCCACAGATTCTG TACGAAGACGAAGACAAGGACAAAGTCGTCCTTGCATCCGACAACGACCTCGTCGCAGCCGTGCACCACGCAAGGCTGGTCGGCTGGAAG GGATTAAGGCTACATTTAGACTACTCGGGAACGCCGCGGCATCGCCAACGGGCGTCCGACTCAGGAAGCATGCAGTACGCTCAATCGTCTCAATCGTACGGTGGCCTTGCAGCCGGGGTGGTTCTAGTCGCCGCTTTAGGCGTCTACGCAGTGTTGAGGCGAACTCGAAGCTGA
- the LOC131005332 gene encoding uncharacterized protein LOC131005332, translating into MLDWGPILIGLFLFVLLSPGVLFQMPGSTRPVEFGNFTTNGKAIMIHTLIFFGIFTILIMALRLHIYMG; encoded by the coding sequence ATGTTGGATTGGGGTCCGATTCTAATCGGGTTGTTCCTATTCGTTCTTCTGTCTCCGGGGGTCCTGTTTCAGATGCCGGGCAGTACCCGACCCGTCGAGTTCGGCAACTTCACCACCAACGGCAAGGCGATCATGATCCACActctcattttttttggaatttttacCATTCTCATTATGGCATTGCGTCTTCACATATACATGGGCTAG
- the LOC131005333 gene encoding CBS domain-containing protein CBSCBSPB5-like isoform X1: MTSQGGLSSSTKRSLSSLIMHSPSQGRKKSAAASEGGGAFLGSPSHRKSQSLSLSTPRSINRALSGERTVKRLRLSRAVTVPETTSIKEACQRMAARRVDALLLTDSNALLCGILTDKDIATRVIARELNMDETPASKVMTRNPVFVLSDTLAVEALQKMVQGKFRHLPVVENGEVIALLDITKCLYDAIARLERAAEKGKAIAAAVEGVEKQWGTSASGPGPNTFVETLRERFKPSLSTIISENTKIATVDQTDTVVAAAKRMHEQRASCAVVTVDNKPHGILTSRDIVRRVIALNLPPETTLVEKVMTANPECSSIDSSIVEALHSMHEGKYMHLLVVDKDGVLVTVIDVLNITHAAVTTVGSAGLNNEAASSMIQNFWDNAMALSPDDDDENRSVASLKMQSEGGDTALFLQQSSSTANIFAFKIQDKKGRMHRFICDTHSMTELMTAILQRVGAEIDRNNLPQILYEDEDKDKVVLASDNDLVAAVHHARLVGWKGLRLHLDYSGTPRHRQRASDSGSMQYAQSSQSYGGLAAGVVLVAALGVYAVLRRTRS; this comes from the exons ATGACGAGTCAAGGGGGATTATCATCGTCGACGAAGAGAAGCTTGTCATCGTTGATTATGCATTCGCCGTCTCAGGGCAGGAAGaaatccgccgccgcctccgaaGGCGGCGGAGCTTTCTTGGGCTCTCCCTCTCACCGCAAATCGCAATCTCTGTCTCTCTCCACTCCCCGCTCCAT CAACAGGGCATTGTCAGGGGAGAGAACGGTGAAGAGACTGCGTCTGTCTCGAGCCGTGACAGTACCTGAAACAACGAGTATCAAAGAAGCTTGTCAGCGGATGGCTGCAAGAAGAGTTGATGCTTTATTGCTCACTGATTCTAATGCATTGCTCTGTGGGATCCTCACAGACAAG GATATAGCTACAAGAGTCATAGCTCGAGAGCTCAATATGGATGAAACGCCTGCTTCCAAGGTTATGACCAGGAACCCCGTCTTTGTCCTGTCCGACACTCTTGCTGTCGAAGCCCTCCAAAAGATGGTCCAAG GAAAGTTTAGACATCTACCTGTTGTCGAAAATGGTGAGGTGATTGCTCTGCTTGACATTACCAAATGCTTGTATGATGCCATCGCCCGTTTGGAGCGTGCAGCAGAGAAGGGAAAGGCCATTGCAGCTGCTGTTGAAGGTGTTGAGAAGCAATGGGGCACCTCAGCCTCTG GCCCCGGCCCCAACACCTTCGTTGAGACACTTCGAGAGCGATTTAAGCCCTCCTTATCCACCATAATTTCTGAGAATACAAA GATTGCTACAGTCGATCAAACTGACACTGTCGTAGCTGCTGCGAAAAGGATGCACGAGCAACGAGCAAGCTGCGCCGTTGTAACAGTTGATAACAAACCTCATGGAATTCTAAC TTCGAGAGATATCGTGCGGAGAGTCATAGCTCTCAATCTTCCACCAGAAACCACCCTAGTGGAGAAG GTGATGACTGCAAATCCAGAATGTTCTTCAATTGATTCTTCTATAGTAGAGGCTCTTCATAGCATGCATGAAGGGAAGTATATGCACCTTCTAGTTGTCGATAAAG ATGGGGTGCTTGTAACTGTCATCGATGTGCTCAATATAACGCACGCGGCTGTAACCACT GTTGGTAGTGCTGGACTTAACAATGAAGCTGCAAGCAGCATGATTCAGAACTTCTGGGACAATGCAATGGCGCTAAGCCCCGACGACGACGATGAGAACCGGAG TGTGGCTTCGTTGAAGATGCAATCTGAGGGAGGGGACACGGCTCTCTTCCTTCAGCAATCTTCTTCCACTGCCAACATTTTTGCTTTCAAGATTCAAGACAAGAAAGGAAGAATGCATAGGTTCATTTGCG ATACACACAGCATGACTGAGCTGATGACAGCAATCCTTCAGAGAGTAGGAGCTGAGATCGATCGCAACAACCTTCCACAGATTCTG TACGAAGACGAAGACAAGGACAAAGTCGTCCTTGCATCCGACAACGACCTCGTCGCAGCCGTGCACCACGCAAGGCTGGTCGGCTGGAAG GGATTAAGGCTACATTTAGACTACTCGGGAACGCCGCGGCATCGCCAACGGGCGTCCGACTCAGGAAGCATGCAGTACGCTCAATCGTCTCAATCGTACGGTGGCCTTGCAGCCGGGGTGGTTCTAGTCGCCGCTTTAGGCGTCTACGCAGTGTTGAGGCGAACTCGAAGCTGA